Below is a genomic region from Nitrospiraceae bacterium.
TCCGCTGCCAAAGCTGGATCGTCGAACGGATGCCGGCCAGGGGGTTTCGGATCTCATGCGCTACGCCGGCGAGCAATTTCCCGAGCGATGCGAGCTGCTCGGATCGTCGCAATTCATCGCGGAGTCTCTCGTGCGCAGCTCGTTGTCCTGCTAGCGATCGAGAGAGTGCGAACGTCAGGGCCAACGAGAGGGCTAAGCCGGCCAAAGCCAGGCCCACGGACACCTCATACCAACGAAGACGGCTTTCCAGCTGTTCAGGCCCTGTGAGGCTCACCATCACCCACGTCGCCCAATGCGCGGGACGCTGGGAACCGACTGCTTCGGTCACCACCATGACTCGGCTGGGCCCTACGTCTCGGATGGTGAACAGCGGGGTTGGTTCAGACAGGCTCTGCTGGGCTTGCTGGCGAATTAACGGGGTTTCCAGTGGCGGCGGATCAGTTCGATGCAGCTCAGTCGGATGCGCGACGTCAGCGGTAGGGAAGCCATATCCGCTGAACCGATCCACGTCATTGAGGTAAAAACCTCCTTCCACGCGGGGAAAATTCAGGAGGGTGTGATTGGTAACCGCGGTCAACGACCGGTGCAGTTCCTCCAACTGTGCTGAGTCGTGCCGGGACAGTGATTGAATGACTGAGTCTGCGGAACGAGCCATGAGGTGACTCGCTTCTTGCAGTGCGGTACGAAGCTGCAATTCCCGATGCGGGAGCGCCGTAGCCGTATAGGCGTTGTACAGGAGCGTGCCGACAGACCCGAGGAAAAGGGCGATCGCCAAACCGGCCTGCACTCGCGTATTCTAGTCTGATGATCTAGAGGCCGCCATGTGTCCTTCTCAAATGTCGCTGTCCGTTCGGCTAAGAAACAAGACTCATGCCACACTCAGGTCTACTCGTGGTTTCTTGCCTGAGAGCTCATTTGAGGATAGAAGACTGGCTAAATGCAAGCTCTACGAGGAGGAATCTCTTGCGACGTGAATTACGAGAAACATGGAATGTGGTTGAAAAGGAGAGGGGTGGTTTGGTTGATTCCCTGTCCTGGTGGAAAACACAGGAAGGAACATAATGAAATCATGACCGAGGACGATGCTTGCGTGGTAAGGGGTGCCGCTTACTCCGAGGGAGATCGAGTGGATGAGAACGGAGGGAGAATCATCACACGTTGCTGGGAGATTGTACGGCCTTCACCTGTCTGATCGGCAAAATGAGACGGAAAGTCGTACCCACACCAACAGTGCTCTCGACATTGATGTGACCTTTATGGGCATCAATGACGTCTTTGACGATCTTGGTCCCAAGCCCTGTTCCGCCAGATTTTCGGCTGATGGCACGAGCGGTGAAGAGGCTGTCACGGATTTCCGGAGGCATGCCACGCCCAGTATCAATGACAGATATGTCGAGCACGTCGGCTGTCTGCGCCGCCTCTCCGAGAATGGTGACTGAGCCGCCGGCGGAAACTTCTGATATGGCATTGTTGACGAGGTTGTAGAAGGCGTTGTAAAGCCGCTGTTCGTCTGCCTCAATAGCGGGCAACCCATCGAGATTCTGGCTCCTGAGTGTCACCCCCTTTTTTTTAGCCATCAGATCCAATGTCTTGAAAACCGCGCTCACCACATTCGCGACCTGACACAGCGCAAACCTGGGCGGCGAGGTCATGCCCTTTACGCAGTCCGCAAGCTCTCGGACCCGATCCGAGATTCGTCGAACGTCCTCTTCGACCATCGTGAGGACCTCGTGGCACAGTTTCCGGCTTTTCTCCGTCTGAGGCGTTTTCCGAACGGACCACTTTTCGAACAATTCATCGAGTTCGTCTTTCAGCAACTCCGCTCCGCACAGGACCGGCATGAGCAAGTTCTTGATATCGTGGCTCATGTCACCAGCCAATTGAGCCACCTCCGCGAGTTTCTTGGCTTCAAGTAACCTCGCTTCCTCGATTGCGGGCGTAGCAAGCGAAGAAATCATTGTGAGGACAGCAACGTCGTCTTCATCGAGTTGACGATCGCGCTTATTGAGGATTTCAATCACCCCAATCGGCTCGCCTTGCCACCGTTTTAGCGGCACGATAACCAAATTCTTGATCACGGACCCCGTGGATTTATCAATTCTTTCCGGCAGCGAAGGGTCTTTCTCAGCATCCACGATAATGGCGTGCTGAGCCGACTTGAAGACGGCACCTGCAATCCCGTGATTCCATGGAACGGCTGATCCAGGTGGAACAGGCTTCTCGCCGACAGAACGATAATTGACGAGTTGTTGCGATGCGGCGTCCGCGATCAGAATGGACCCGCTTTCGGCATTGATGGCCTCCAAGGCGGTGTCCAGGGTCTGTGCAAGCAAATCTTCCAGCGTGTTGTATCGTGAAAGCGCCTGAGAGATGAGGAACGCTGTCTCTAATTCTCGACTTCCGTTGGTAACGCGAAGGTCGACCGTTCGTCGCGGAGCGCGACGCCGCTCTTGAAGTGCTGCCTTTTCCGCAGGCAGTTTCTGCTCAGGACGCACCGAGTCATCCTTTCGGCGGCCTCGGTCAGCTGGTGCAATAATTAGGCGTGGAAGTTGTCCTTGAACAGGACATGTTGTTTAACCGCATCTTCGACGACTGCCAGCAGCTTTTCCTTCTCAATGGGTTTAACCAGATAATCCTTGATACCTTGCTTCATGAGTTTCGTGGCGGCTTGGATATCTGGGTGGCCGGTCATAACGACGACAGGGACGGAAGGAAATTGCGCTCGAAAATGGGCAATCGCCCCGACCCCGTCGATCTTTGGCATCTGCATATCGCAGAGAATCATGTCTACCATGAGCGCGTTATCATCTGACCTGATCGCCTGAATGCCTTTTTCCCCGTCCTCTGCCTCGACCACGTCATATCCCGCTTTGGTCAAGACCATTTTGACGGTCGTTCTGATATGCGCCTCATCATCCACAACAAGTATTCTGCCCAGTCCCATAGTGCCCTCCTTTAAGGTTGCGATGAACTTGACCAGTAATAGTCCTTGCTATCCTTACCTACGACTGTCAGTTTGACAAGAAATTGCAAAAAAATGACTGAGGACCTGGGAGAGCCGGAAGGGGTGCCCGTCTTCGCTATGCTATGGTAAGCGGGTAAAGAGTCCGAGCGTATCGCTTGACAGATGGATTTCGCCTACACCGTTGGAGTGAGAACCTCAGGATGGCGCTTGCGCTGAGTTGGACGTGGATGAAAATGACAGAGGCGCCGCAATCATCCGACCGCTATGACAAGGATGCGAACGCCGTCGAGTACGCCTCGTTGCAAGAAAT
It encodes:
- a CDS encoding response regulator yields the protein MGLGRILVVDDEAHIRTTVKMVLTKAGYDVVEAEDGEKGIQAIRSDDNALMVDMILCDMQMPKIDGVGAIAHFRAQFPSVPVVVMTGHPDIQAATKLMKQGIKDYLVKPIEKEKLLAVVEDAVKQHVLFKDNFHA
- a CDS encoding ATP-binding protein, which encodes MQAGLAIALFLGSVGTLLYNAYTATALPHRELQLRTALQEASHLMARSADSVIQSLSRHDSAQLEELHRSLTAVTNHTLLNFPRVEGGFYLNDVDRFSGYGFPTADVAHPTELHRTDPPPLETPLIRQQAQQSLSEPTPLFTIRDVGPSRVMVVTEAVGSQRPAHWATWVMVSLTGPEQLESRLRWYEVSVGLALAGLALSLALTFALSRSLAGQRAAHERLRDELRRSEQLASLGKLLAGVAHEIRNPLAGIRSTIQLWQRIPDQAHVAGSIDAVVHATERLNDILTRLLHFSRTEHAERRPTQVNDLVTETIKLLEAQATPQSVSLECDLEPGLPLVPGSPAALRQVLLNLATNALQTMPNGGHLRCCTRHQRQAQAVEITIADTGPGMSLKDREHLFEPFFTTRPEGTGLGLALCREIVLQHGGQIELETDAHPGATFRILLPIANR
- a CDS encoding GAF domain-containing sensor histidine kinase — encoded protein: MRPEQKLPAEKAALQERRRAPRRTVDLRVTNGSRELETAFLISQALSRYNTLEDLLAQTLDTALEAINAESGSILIADAASQQLVNYRSVGEKPVPPGSAVPWNHGIAGAVFKSAQHAIIVDAEKDPSLPERIDKSTGSVIKNLVIVPLKRWQGEPIGVIEILNKRDRQLDEDDVAVLTMISSLATPAIEEARLLEAKKLAEVAQLAGDMSHDIKNLLMPVLCGAELLKDELDELFEKWSVRKTPQTEKSRKLCHEVLTMVEEDVRRISDRVRELADCVKGMTSPPRFALCQVANVVSAVFKTLDLMAKKKGVTLRSQNLDGLPAIEADEQRLYNAFYNLVNNAISEVSAGGSVTILGEAAQTADVLDISVIDTGRGMPPEIRDSLFTARAISRKSGGTGLGTKIVKDVIDAHKGHINVESTVGVGTTFRLILPIRQVKAVQSPSNV